Genomic segment of Candidatus Chlorohelix allophototropha:
AGTCGATTAGTACTATTATAGCATAGCCAGCTTTAAGTACATAAAATTGATTGTCCTTTCGATTTCATTAATATATTTATTTAGTTTCTTTTTTATTAATTCGTTTGTTTGTATTTAGATAATATTTTTCAAGGGGAATTAACCCTAGTCAGCCGAGGGTATCGGGGGCAGCCATTCACTTAGGTGCTTTTCGAGTTGCTGTAATGTAACAGGTTTGGCTATGTAATCGTCCATTCCAGCAACAATACACGCCTCCCGAGTTTCAGACATCACATTGGCTGTCATTGCAATAATCGGAATATGCTTACCGCTAATCTTCTCTTTGGCTCGAATCATACGAGTGGTTTCAAATCCATCCATTACTGGCATCAAACAATCCATCAAAATCATTCCATAATTAAAGCGTTCTAACGCCGCTAAGGCTTCTTCACCATTTGCAGCTATGTGCGCCGCATAACCCAGTCGCTCTATTTGGTTGGCAGCGAGTTTTTGATTGGCGAGTATATCTTCTACCACCAATATCATACGTCCGGCTTTTAATTCTTTTGTAAAAGATATTTTTGACCTAATAGCTGTTTTGGGCAGGCTTTTGCCTTGATTTCTTGATTTTCTTACCAACTCTTCAAGCGTATCTATAAGTGGTAATTGTTTAAATGGACGGTTCAAATCCACACTGAAATATTCACGCAATTCCTTACGCCCATCAAGGCGGCTTTCATAATCTGAAAGCAATATCAGATGTTTGGTTTTTAAGTCATGATTAGTTTTTATAGTCTTAGCCAGTTCTAACCCGCTCATATCATCCAAGTTGTTATCAATCAAACAAAAATCAACCTGTTCATCTGCAAGCCTAGAATTAAAATATTCCAAAGCAGCTTTACCGTTTGATAGCCGCTTAATTTCCAGTTTTATCGGCTCTAAATAACGATATATAATATCTCTTACATTTTGGCTGCTGCTCACCAAAACAAGCTCGCGTCCTCTGAGAAGTGAACTTTCAAGTATAGTTGCACCTTCCAGAACCTTAAAGGGAATTCTAAACCAGAAAGTAGTTCCCTTACCTTCTTCGCTCTCAACTCCAATTTCGCCGTTCATCTTCTCAACCAATCGGCGAGTAATCGCTAAGCCTAAACCCGTTCCACCATATTGGCGGGTAGTTGAATTATCTGCCTGCCTAAACGGCTGGAAAATAAGATCTCTCGTATTCTGAGGAATACCGATACCATTATCACGCACGTAAAATTTCAGAATACAGTTATCTTTAGTTTCCTCAATACAAACGACCTGTACTACAACTTCGCCTTTATCCGAAAATTTAATGGCATTGCTCAGTAAATTAAGCAGGATTTGCCTTAAACGTCCGGCATCACCACTAATACGTCTGGGTATATCAAGCGCTATATAAGTAAGGAGTGATAACCCTTTTTCAACTGCTTTTGCTGCAAGCAAATCTGCGGCGCTTTCCACTACGCTGGTAATTTCCACAGGTTCTTCATCAAAGATCAGTTTATCGGCTTCAATTTTTGAGAAATCCAGAATATCATTTATTATTGACATCAGGGAATTAGCCGAATCTTTAATAACTGTAGCAAATTCAAGTTGCTCTTCATCAAGCCCTGTATCTACAAGCAATTCAGACATACCAATGATACCGTTCATTGGTGTCCGAATTTCATGACTGACAGTAGCAAGGAACTCCGATTTAAGCCGGGAAGTTTCCAGCGCTTCATCACGCGCCGCCCTCAAAGCCTGTTCTATCTGGCGGCGTTCTGTCATATCTGTGACAACTGCCACCGAACCTATGACTTTGCCATCACTCCAACGCGGAGAGCCAGTAATAAGGGCATAAGTGTAAATGCCTGAACTATGGCGAAGGCGTATTTCATAAGTGAAGGTTTTGCCTGCTTTACGTAATTCCCATATTTGCTCCATATAGGGAATGTCTTCTTCAAAAACAAAATCGAAGGGAGACTTACCAATCAACTGGCTTGATTTATAGCCCAGTATTGCCGCATAAGCCGGATTGACATATTCGAACTTGCCATCCTGATCTGCCACCGTCAAGCCTTGCCCCATCGTATTCATCACTTTTAGGGCAAAATCTCGCTGGGTACGTAATTCTAACTCTATATTTTTACGTTCGGTAACATCCTGTGAAACCCCAAGAGTTTGGGTAAGCTTACCCGCAGCATCGCGTTTAAAAGCAATAACACGGTCACTAAACCAATGTAATTCGCCATTGGCATGTAACATCCGGTATTCTATCTCAACAATTTTTCCGGGGTCACTTTCTTGAAGAGTATTCAAGGCAGCGTGTAGTAAATGATAATCTTCAGGGTAGATTAACTTACTAAGTACACCTTCCCCGATTTCAGCAATTTGCTGCTTGGTATAACCCAATAATGATTCGATTCCCGAATTCACGTATAAATTACGATCCTTGACGGTATCATAAACATATAATAAGTAAGGGATAGTATGAGTAATGCTTTCAACGAAGCGTTGACTTTCCAGAAGTTCTTGCTGACTTTGTATCTTCTGCGCCAGCAATACTGTTAGGTCATTTTGGTTTAATTCATTCTGCGCTAGTAGAGCAAGGTCACGGAGGCTTTCTCTATCGGTATCGCCGAACTTACGTGGTACAGTATCTATCAGACAAAGTGTACCCATTTTATAACCTGCGGTACTCGTTAGAGGGTATCCGGCATAGAAGTTTATATGTGGCTCACCAATAACCAGTGGATTGTCAAAAAAGCGTGGGTCTTCTAGGGCATCTTCTACAACAAATATCGTATCACTTAGAATCGCATGAGCACAAAAAGAAACAGTACGAGGAGTCTCTCTTACATCGAGACCAATACAGGCTTTAAACCATTGCCGATTTTCATCAACAAGACTTACTAAAGCAACTGGAACATTAAATATGCGCGTCGCTAAACGAACAATGCGGTCAAAGCGTTCTTCGCTATTTGTATCAAGTAGATTTAATGCCCTGAGGCTTTTCAACCTCTCGGCATCATCGGCAGGTATTCGCGGTGTTAACATTTACCTATTTTTTTTCAAGCACTGAGTCAATCGTCTGGAGAATTTCACCACTACTGGCTGGTTTTGTAAGGAAGCCATTAGCGCCTTCTTTTCGGGCAATAATTCGATCCTCATCCTGACCGCTTGCAGTCAACATTATAAAAGGAATTGTCTCTAAAATTTTATCATGGCGCATCCTGCGCAACAATTCCATACCATCCATTCTGGGCATAGCCAAATCAGCTATTACCAGATTTACCGGGGATTTCTCAAGCAAAGTCAAGGCTTCTACGCCGTTTAAAGCCTGAAGAACATCAAAGCCATGCTTTCGAAGGGTAAATCCAAGCGTCCTATGAATTATAAGACTATCGTCAACTACCAATATCGTAGACATTATAATAACACCTTGAATGATAGGCTAGAAGCTTTTTCGAGCTTCTTCTGCGGTTTCAAAAGTATCAAAGACCCGATCAAACCGGGTTAGGCGTAAAATTCGCCGAGCCACTTCAAGTTTCGGCATTACCATTTTCACATCTCCCTCTAGTTGGCGA
This window contains:
- a CDS encoding response regulator; protein product: MSTILVVDDSLIIHRTLGFTLRKHGFDVLQALNGVEALTLLEKSPVNLVIADLAMPRMDGMELLRRMRHDKILETIPFIMLTASGQDEDRIIARKEGANGFLTKPASSGEILQTIDSVLEKK
- a CDS encoding response regulator gives rise to the protein MKSLRALNLLDTNSEERFDRIVRLATRIFNVPVALVSLVDENRQWFKACIGLDVRETPRTVSFCAHAILSDTIFVVEDALEDPRFFDNPLVIGEPHINFYAGYPLTSTAGYKMGTLCLIDTVPRKFGDTDRESLRDLALLAQNELNQNDLTVLLAQKIQSQQELLESQRFVESITHTIPYLLYVYDTVKDRNLYVNSGIESLLGYTKQQIAEIGEGVLSKLIYPEDYHLLHAALNTLQESDPGKIVEIEYRMLHANGELHWFSDRVIAFKRDAAGKLTQTLGVSQDVTERKNIELELRTQRDFALKVMNTMGQGLTVADQDGKFEYVNPAYAAILGYKSSQLIGKSPFDFVFEEDIPYMEQIWELRKAGKTFTYEIRLRHSSGIYTYALITGSPRWSDGKVIGSVAVVTDMTERRQIEQALRAARDEALETSRLKSEFLATVSHEIRTPMNGIIGMSELLVDTGLDEEQLEFATVIKDSANSLMSIINDILDFSKIEADKLIFDEEPVEITSVVESAADLLAAKAVEKGLSLLTYIALDIPRRISGDAGRLRQILLNLLSNAIKFSDKGEVVVQVVCIEETKDNCILKFYVRDNGIGIPQNTRDLIFQPFRQADNSTTRQYGGTGLGLAITRRLVEKMNGEIGVESEEGKGTTFWFRIPFKVLEGATILESSLLRGRELVLVSSSQNVRDIIYRYLEPIKLEIKRLSNGKAALEYFNSRLADEQVDFCLIDNNLDDMSGLELAKTIKTNHDLKTKHLILLSDYESRLDGRKELREYFSVDLNRPFKQLPLIDTLEELVRKSRNQGKSLPKTAIRSKISFTKELKAGRMILVVEDILANQKLAANQIERLGYAAHIAANGEEALAALERFNYGMILMDCLMPVMDGFETTRMIRAKEKISGKHIPIIAMTANVMSETREACIVAGMDDYIAKPVTLQQLEKHLSEWLPPIPSAD